The Mesorhizobium sp. M3A.F.Ca.ET.080.04.2.1 genome contains the following window.
GCAGCGCCGGCGCGGATGCGATGGCGTGGCAAGCCGCAATGACGGCCTTCTCGATCCTGGTGGCACTGGCGCTGGCCGGCGTCATGCTGCGCAATGCCGCGTTCATGGGCATCGTCGAATTGACGCTGAAGATGATGTCGGACATCGCCGCCGATGCCTTTCACCGAGTGCAGCGGTTCTCGACGGACTGGCACGCCAACGCCTTTGCCGGGTCCACCGTGCGCAAGGTCACGCGCGGCATGTGGGCGCTCGACCTGCTCAACGACACAATCCTGATTGCGCTGCTGCCGTCGCTGGTGATGCTGGTCGGCTCGACACTGCTGCTCGGCTGGTTCTGGCCGCTGATGGGCCTGGTGGTCGCCACCGGCTCCGTGCTGTTCATTGCCGTCACCGCCGCGCTCTCGCTCGGCTATGTCGCGCCCGCGGCACGGCTCGCCAACGCATGGGACACGCGCCTCGGCGGCGCGCTGGCCGACGCGGTGAGCTGCAACGCTGTCGTCAAGAGCTTCGGCGCCGAGATGCGTGAGGAGGCACGCCTTGCCCGCGTTGTCGGCAAATGGCGCCTGCGCACCGGCCGCACCTGGGTGCGCGGTACCATCAACGGCACCACTCAGGGCGTCATGCTGATGCTGCTCAGGGCAGCCGTCATTGGCCTGTCTCTGGTGCTCTGGTCATGGGGCGAGGCGAGCGCTGGTGATGTCGCTTTCGTGCTGACCTCGTTCTTCGTCCTGCAAGGCTATCTGCGCGATATCGGCACGCATATCCGCAACCTGCAGCGCTCGGTCAACGACATGGAGGAACTGGTCGACTTCCAGTCCGAGCCGCTCGGGATCGAGGATCGCCCCGCAGCCGGGCCGATCCTGATCAGCGACGGCCGCATCGCTTTCGACAAGGTGACGTTTCACTACGGCAATCACCGGCTGCCGCTCTATCGCGACTTCTCGGTCGAGATCGCTGCGGGCGAGCGCATCGGCCTGGTCGGGCATTCGGGATCGGGCAAGACCACCTTCGTCAAGCTGATCCAGCGTCTCTATGACGTGAATGCGGGCCGCATCCTGATCGACGGCCAGGACATTTCCCAGGTGGCGCAAGCCTCGCTGCGCAGCCAGATCGCCATCGTCCAGCAGGAGCCGATCCTGTTCCACCGGTCGCTGGCCGAAAACATCGCCTATGCCCGGCCGAGCGCCACCCAGGCCGAGATCGAGCAGGCAGCGAAGCTCGCCAGCGCGCACGATTTCATCGCCAACCTGCCCAAGGGCTACGGAACCCTGGTCGGCGAGCGCGGCGTGAAGCTGTCCGGCGGCGAGCGCCAACGCGTGGCGATCGCACGCGCCTTCCTGGCCGATGCGCGCATCCTGATCCTCGACGAAGCGACATCGAGCCTCGATTCGGAATCGGAGGTGCTGATCCAGAAGGCGATGGAGCGGCTGATGGTCGGGCGCACGACGCTCGTCATCGCGCACCGGCTCTCGACCGTACGGGCGCTCGACCGGCTCATGGTGTTCGACCGCGGCCGCATCATCGAGGAAGGTGCGCATGACGAATTGATCCGCCTGAGCGGTGGCGTCTACCGTCGCTTGTTCGAACGCCAGGCGCTCGAGCTCACCAAGGGGCTCGTCGCCTGAAGAAGCAGCGGCATCGGGCTTCTGCCGGGTGCCGCCTGAGCCGTCAGCCGTAGTGCAGCCTGGGTTTAGGCTCGGTGCCGGTGAACTGGACACCGACGCGGTCATTGCGGCGCCAGCGCACTTGTGCCCGGTAGGCTACTCCATCGACCGGAACGTAGAGCAGAAACTGATCAGGAACGCGCGATTCCGGCGCGACCTTCAACTCGGCGCCCCCGGCATTCTGGTTGCGCAAGGTGCAACTCACCTCGGAATTCTGGATGCCGGCGATGATCGTCCCACCCTTGAGCACCCGCTGGCGATGCTGGCGTCGATGCTCGCTGGAGCCCTGTTCGGGCGGGTTTCGGGTGCTGGCCATAACAAAACGCCAAAAGACAAATCTCCGCCCCCGGATGCCGCAACAAAGCACCCAATCAAGCCGGGCGCAATGCGCGTCCCTTCAGCGCGACGCGCTTTGATGCATGTCATCCTCACGCGTGCAGCATTTCCGGCCAACAAC
Protein-coding sequences here:
- a CDS encoding ABC transporter ATP-binding protein translates to MARFKIDLRASAFRSVLGFTLAHWRRQPWRLSLIMVAFLLSTLADVLTPLYSGRLVDAVASSAGADAMAWQAAMTAFSILVALALAGVMLRNAAFMGIVELTLKMMSDIAADAFHRVQRFSTDWHANAFAGSTVRKVTRGMWALDLLNDTILIALLPSLVMLVGSTLLLGWFWPLMGLVVATGSVLFIAVTAALSLGYVAPAARLANAWDTRLGGALADAVSCNAVVKSFGAEMREEARLARVVGKWRLRTGRTWVRGTINGTTQGVMLMLLRAAVIGLSLVLWSWGEASAGDVAFVLTSFFVLQGYLRDIGTHIRNLQRSVNDMEELVDFQSEPLGIEDRPAAGPILISDGRIAFDKVTFHYGNHRLPLYRDFSVEIAAGERIGLVGHSGSGKTTFVKLIQRLYDVNAGRILIDGQDISQVAQASLRSQIAIVQQEPILFHRSLAENIAYARPSATQAEIEQAAKLASAHDFIANLPKGYGTLVGERGVKLSGGERQRVAIARAFLADARILILDEATSSLDSESEVLIQKAMERLMVGRTTLVIAHRLSTVRALDRLMVFDRGRIIEEGAHDELIRLSGGVYRRLFERQALELTKGLVA
- a CDS encoding PilZ domain-containing protein, translated to MASTRNPPEQGSSEHRRQHRQRVLKGGTIIAGIQNSEVSCTLRNQNAGGAELKVAPESRVPDQFLLYVPVDGVAYRAQVRWRRNDRVGVQFTGTEPKPRLHYG